One region of Drosophila subobscura isolate 14011-0131.10 chromosome J, UCBerk_Dsub_1.0, whole genome shotgun sequence genomic DNA includes:
- the LOC117895048 gene encoding V-type proton ATPase subunit e 2 codes for MGAAFFPVLFFTALWGAVGIGMPIMTPKGPHQNLIRCILMLTASCCWLFWLCCYMAQMNPLIGPKLKRDVVAMIGRSWDMKIVEG; via the coding sequence ATGGGAGCAGCATTTTTTCCTGTGCTTTTCTTCACGGCGCTTTGGGGAGCTGTGGGTATTGGTATGCCCATTATGACTCCAAAGGGCCCGCACCAGAATTTGATACGCTGCATCCTTATGCTGAcggcctcctgctgctggctcttctGGCTGTGCTGCTACATGGCTCAAATGAATCCACTGATTGGACCCAAGCTGAAGCGGGATGTCGTCGCCATGATTGGCAGGTCGTGGGACATGAAAATCGTCGAAGGCTAA
- the LOC117895047 gene encoding zinc finger matrin-type protein 2, with translation MTMRPDDHRRKWDKNEYEKLAAERLLNQVAPKEEEPVQRENLKRRDYKVDLDSKLGKSVVINKNTPTSQSGGYYCNVCDCVVKDSINFLDHINGKKHQRNLGMSMKVERSTVDQVKERFQQNKKKMEEKQKDYELDKRLREAKEEEERYKEHRKEKRKERKRKADDSGDLASGGIPDDMAAIMGFSGFGGSKKNS, from the exons ATGACGATGCGACCTGATGACCACCGCAGAAAATGGGACAAAAACGAGTACGAGAAGCTTGCCGCCGAGCGCCTGCTGAACCAGGTGGCTCCCAAGGAAGAAG AGCCTGTGCAGCGGGAGAACCTAAAACGACGCGACTATAAGGTGGATCTGGACAGCAAATTGGGCAAGAGCGTTGTGATAAACAAGAATACACCGACCTCGCAATCTGGTGGCTACTACTGCAATGTGTGCGACTGCGTTGTTAAAGACTCGATCAACTTCCTGGATCACATCAATGGAAAGAAGCACCAGCGCAATCTGGGCATGTCCATGAAGGTGGAGCGCAGCACCGTTGACCAGGTGAAGGAGCGCTTCcagcagaacaaaaagaaaatggaggaaaagcaaaaagacTACGAGCTGGACAAGAGATTACGCGAGgccaaagaggaggaggaacgcTACAAGGAGCACAGAAAGGAGAAGAGGAAAGAACGCAAGCGCAAGGCCGATGACAGCGGTGACCTGGCCTCCGGTGGAATACCTGACGATATGGCTGCCATTATGGGCTTCTCCGGCTTCGGTGGCTCAAAGAAGAACTCGTAG
- the LOC117895045 gene encoding LOW QUALITY PROTEIN: phosphatidylserine lipase ABHD16A (The sequence of the model RefSeq protein was modified relative to this genomic sequence to represent the inferred CDS: deleted 1 base in 1 codon) produces the protein MSFLSYIFGPTLYMEYRGVPEPQRKVYEAGAVEKFGEQILSTLSVMWSVGYYTSPLIVTFLYRRGYFVADSMPTLAKITTSVGLIVIMSLVMRGMGRKQSRVYSNMMKALEEARANKTSGELRRFDIEFSSWPVDFDVKSLTGDTKKPVVTASRREPLRFATLPCEVIAYLAINTFGLPMIYPGSVKLLQKFMRPMLISGRAKLVEDDNGIRYKIKTIDSNELDTLFIDNRIDNVGNGKTLIICSEGNAGFYEVGIMGTPVALKYSVLGWNHPGFAGSSGTPYPHQDKNAIDSVVQFAINHLGFSVEDIIFYGWSIGGFSALYAASIYPDAKGVVLDATFDDVLYLAVPRMPSQVAGIVKTAIRNYCNLNNAELAEQFNGPISFIRRTEDEIIAEDNRIETNRGNFLVLSVLKHRYPKIFGVPQLTRLQGLLSKPLEPYSIPASEEKLSMSRLITYASDEGKSFPMLIGAEYSEEVRNNMAVFLLRKHLRDYNSTHCTQLPGEFFTMPWDIPTEQGFVFT, from the exons ATGAGTTTCCTCAGCTACATATTCGGGCCCACCCTGTACATGGAGTACAGGGGAGTGCCCGAGCCACAGCGCAAGGTGTACGAGGCTGGAGCTGTTGAAAAGTTCGGTGAACAAATTCTCTCCACG CTATCGGTTATGTGGTCGGTGGGCTACTACACGTCGCCATTGATTGTCACATTCCTGTACCGTCGCGGTTATTTTGTTGCCGATTCGATGCCGACGCTGGCCAAGATCACAACCAGCGTGGGCCTGATTGTGATTATGTCGCTGGTCATGCGAGGCATGGGCCGCAAACAGTCGCGGGTCTACTCGAACATGATGAAAGCCTTAGAGGAGGCGCGGGCTAACAAGACCAGCGGTGAGCTGCGCCGCTTCGACATTGAGTTCAGCTCGTGGCCTGTGGACTTTGATGTGAAGTCCCTGACAGG GGATACCAAGAAGCCCGTTGTTACTGCCAGCCGACGGGAGCCGCTACGCTTCGCCACACTGCCGTGTGAGGTGATTGCCTACCTGGCCATCAACACCTTCGGGCTGCCCATGATCTATCCGGGCTCAgtcaagctgctgcagaagttTATGC GACCAATGTTGATCTCAGGACGCGCCAAACTGGTCGAAGACGACAATGGCATCCGCTATAAGATTAAGACAATCGACTCGAATGAACTGGACACTCTGTTCATCGATAATCGCATTGACAACGTGGGCAATGGCAAGACTCTGATCATCTGCTCCGAGGGAAATGCGGGATTCTATGAAGTCGGCATAATGGGCACTCCGGTGGCCCTCAAATACTCCGTTCTGGGCTGGAACCATCCTGGATTTGCTGGCAGCTCGGGCACGCCATACCCGCATCAGGACAAGAATGCCATCGATTCCGTCGTGCAATTTGCGATTAACCACTTGGGATTCTCTGTGGAggatattatattttatggctgGAGCATCGGGGGCTTTAGCGCATTGTATGCCGCATCGATTTATCCAGATGCCAAGGGAGTTGTACTGGACGCCACCTTCGATGATGTCCTCTATTTGGCTGTACCTCGCATGCCCTCCCAGGTGGCCGGCATTGTCAAGACGGCCATACGCAATTATTGCAATCTAAACAACGCCGAGTTGGCCGAGCAGTTCAACGGACCCATTTCGTTCATTCGACGCACTGAGGATGAAATTATCGCCGA GGACAACCGCATTGAAACGAATCGCGGCAACTTCCTGGTT TTGTCTGTGCTGAAGCATCGCTATCCAAAGATCTTTGGCGTACCACAGTTGACTCGTCTCCAGGGTCTGCTGTCGAAGCCCCTAGAGCCGTACAGCATCCCGGCATCCGAGGAAAAGCTGAGCATGTCGCGCCTTATTACTTATGCCTCAGATGAGGGCAAGTCATTCCCCATGCTGATTGGAGCCGAGTACTCCGAGGAGGTGCGCAACAACATGGCTGTATTTTTG CTGCGCAAACATTTACGTGATTACAACTccacacactgcacacagTTGCCAGGGGAATTCTTCACCATGCCGTGGGACATACCCACCGAGCAGGGATTCGTATTCACCTAG
- the LOC117895043 gene encoding LOW QUALITY PROTEIN: translocation protein SEC63 homolog (The sequence of the model RefSeq protein was modified relative to this genomic sequence to represent the inferred CDS: inserted 1 base in 1 codon) — protein sequence MAGQKFQYDESGGTFYYFVLSFLALILIPTTIYYWPRKKKEDPGKRNEECQCADCRKKKTILANAEPYRALRSWTIKLVIVLGWALLLFLTYRVSQFDYEMASFDPFEILNVPPTSSQAEIKKAYYRLSKILHPDKETGDEKSFMMLSKAYQALTDDVAKENYEKYGNPDGPGAMSFGIALPSWIVEKENSVWVLGLYGLVFMVAMPSAVGVWWYRSIRFSGDKVLLDTTQMYFYFIHKXPHMLLKRALMVLAASLEFDKRHNSQVTERQSDNDEVPALIRQLPNLNEKCKEHPLCRMYSIKARAILHAHLSRITLNADTLERDRQFIVKKCPYLVQEMVSCVHQLVMMAYARRVPRLPSIETIENCMKMSPMIIQGLWEFKSPLLQLPHLTEDHLYFMNKKRHVKNLQQFAQLKPEEGRTLLKNLSDFEYENTMKVLGKMPLIDFSIRCEVIDDENTNVVTAGAIVTVTVTLERKDMKTLFGDTKAPEKQGINDEANEEAAGDDDEAAAAAVPVKKASAWAKPRKGGKGKGGKKPANNQKKKLPPKATNVAATTASASATGSEEQGANSEAESDGGDHSDVESVAGSVSEDDEKQNKNNSSLDDDDDEEWERLQQKLNKRERLEGKSRLSHTVHCPFFPEEKQEYWWTYICDRKSRTLLTAPYHVTNLVEKEEIQLKFTAPRWPGVYTFTVCLRSDSYLGMDQQQELKLDVQKAPAPPTDHPQWDLSESEPEHNDQQENLSDYTTDTSDEEDSD from the exons atGGCGGGTCAAAAGTTCCAATATGATGAGAGCGGCGGAACGTTCTACTACTTTGTGCTATCGTTCTTGGCCCTAATATTGATACCAACAACGATTTACTATTGGCCACGTAAAAAGAAAGAAG ATCCCGGCAAGCGCAATGAGGAATGCCAATGCGCCGATTGCAGGAAAAAGAAGACAATTCTGGCCAATGCCGAGCCGTACAGAGCCCTCAGGTCGTGGACCATCAAGCTCGTCATAGTGCTGGGCTGGGCCCTGCTGCTATTCCTCACATATCGTGTCTCGCAGTTCGACTATGAGATGGCCAGCTTCGATCCCTTCGAGATACTCAATGTGCCGCCAACATCCTCGCAGGCTGAGATCAAGAAGGCCTACTACAGGCTGTCCAAGATCCTGCATCCGGACAAGGAGACGGGTGACGAGAAATCGTTCATGATGCTCAGCAAGGCCTACCAGGCCCTCACCGACGACGTGGCCAAGGAGAATTACGAAAAGTACGGCAATCCAGATGGCCCCGGTGCCATGTCCTTTGGCATTGCCCTGCCCTCGTGGATTGTGGAGAAGGAGAACAGCGTGTGGGTGCTCGGCCTGTACGGTCTCGTCTTCATGGTGGCCATGCCCTCGGCCGTGGGCGTCTGGTGGTACCGTTCCATACGCTTCAGCGGCGACAAGGTGCTCCTCGACACCACCCAAATGTACTTCTACTTCATCCACA ACCCGCACATGCTGCTCAAGCGCGCCCTCATGGTGCTGGCTGCCAGCTTGGAGTTTGACAAGCGACACAACTCCCAGGTGACGGAGCGACAATCGGACAACGACGAAGTGCCAGCG CTCATCCGGCAGCTGCCCAATCTGAATGAGAAGTGCAAGGAGCATCCACTCTGCCGCATGTACTCCATCAAGGCACGCGCCATTCTGCATGCCCATCTGTCACGGATTACCCTCAACGCGGACACACTGGAGCGCGATCGTCAGTTCATTGTGAAGAAGTGCCCGTATCTGGTGCAGGAGATGGTCTCCTGTGTGCACCAGCTCGTGATGATGGCATATGCCAGGCGTGTGCCTCGTCTGCCCAGCATCGAGACCATCGAGAACTGCATGAAGATGTCGCCGATGATCATCCAGGGCCTGTGGGAGTTCaagtcgccgctgctgcagctgccgcaccTGACCGAGGACCATTTGTACTTCATGAACAAGAAGCGGCACGTGAAGAATCTGCAGCAGTTCGCGCAGCTGAAGCCGGAGGAGGGCCGCACGCTGCTCAAGAATCTGTCGGACTTTGAGTACGAGAACACCATGAAAGTGCTGGGCAAAATGCCACTGATCGACTTCTCCATACGCTGCGAGGTGATTGACGACGAGAACACCAATGTAGTCACTGCCGGGGCCATTGTCACGGTCACAGTGACGCTCGAGCGCAAGGACATGAAGACTCTGTTCGGCGACACCAAGGCACCCGAGAAGCAGGGCATCAACGACGAAGCCAACGAGGAGGCTGctggcgatgacgatgaggctgcagccgctgctgtgCCCGTGAAGAAGGCTTCGGCCTGGGCCAAGCCACGCAAGGgtggcaagggcaagggcggCAAGAAGCCGGCCAACAACCAAAAGAAGAAGCTGCCACCCAAGGCGACCAACGTGGCTGCGACCACTGCGTCGGCATCGGCCACAGGATCCGAAGAGCAGGGCGCCAACTCAGAGGCAGAATCGGATGGCGGAGATCACAGCGATGTGGAATCAGTAGCCGGCAGCGTCAGCGAGGACGACGAGAagcagaacaagaacaactcTTCGCtagacgacgacgatgacgaggagtgggagcgcctgcagcagaagctgaacAAGCGCGAGCGCCTCGAGGGCAAGTCGCGCCTATCGCACACCGTCCACTGCCCCTTCTTTCCCGAGGAGAAGCAAGAGTACTGGTGGACCTACATCTGCGACCGCAAGTCGCGCACACTCCTCACGGCCCCCTACCACGTCACGAATCTGGTCGAGAAGGAGGAGATCCAGCTGAAGTTCACTGCGCCGCGTTGGCCGGGCGTCTACACGTTCACAGTGTGCCTCCGTTCGG ACTCTTATCTGGGCATGGATCAGCAACAAGAGCTTAAGCTGGACGTGCAGAAGGCGCCAGCACCACCGACAGATCATCCCCAGTGGGATTTGAGCGAGTCCGAGCCGGAGCACAACGATCAGCAGGAGAATCTGAGTGACTACACGACAGACACGTCCGACGAGGAGGACAGCGACTAG
- the LOC117895049 gene encoding LOW QUALITY PROTEIN: cilia- and flagella-associated protein 251 (The sequence of the model RefSeq protein was modified relative to this genomic sequence to represent the inferred CDS: deleted 2 bases in 1 codon), producing MVLKVYVSGMSGNKEVKKRQQRVLMILDSKNIQYDTVDITEPGKEGEKEMMQNKSTSNGGTVSDPDPRHPLPPQIFNDADYCGDYDAFDMANEIDTLEVFLKLAPADTTAVSSAQIELKQENGDAKKEEDGEKEATEKDEAAPAEEAASEANGEAGEKAEKKDEEEAETTSEEKEKDECEGADAKEENGEEKTETEAEKEPAKEDSTGNESKEDETEKPAGEQEGEKGTEKPEEEADEKTKADEEADKAEEKPLEEEEAKEIVEEAGGDKVKKKLTKKTIRRMKKMTEEEKEAVAEKETQEEIKKEDEAEPKELNKEEGKKEDEESDEQIAETEKEAEENGEGEEAKTEEEVAETETSKAEEEVASETVETEDAEKVTEKADETEEEAATETVATEDAEEETEKKESADPEPKEETEDGSSKPKAAEGDDKADASSSGEEESETEE from the exons ATGGTATTAAAAGTCTACGTCAGCGGCATGTCCGGCAACAAGGAG GTTAAGAAGCGCCAACAGCGCGTCCTGATGATCCTCGACAGCAAGAACATCCAGTAT GACACCGTGGATATCACAGAGCCTGGAAAGGAGGGAGAGAAGGAGATGATGCAGAACAAATCGACCAGCAATGGCGGCACAGTCTCCGACCCCGATCCCCGGCACCCGCTCCCTCCGCAGATCTTCAACGATGCGGACTACTGCGGCGACTACGACGCCTTCGACATGGCCAACGAGATCGACACCCTGGAGGTGTTCCTTAAGCTGGCTCCCGCCGACACCACGGCCGTGAGCAGTGCCCAGATCGAGCTTAAGCAGGAGAACGGCGATgccaagaaggaggaggatggCGAAAAGGAGGCGACAGAAAAGGATGAGGCGGCACCCGCGGAGGAGGCTGCTTCAGAAGCCAATGGCGAGGCGGGGGAGAAGGCAGAG AAGaaagacgaagaagaagcagagaCGACAagcgaggagaaggagaaggacgaGTGTGAAGGTGCAGACGCCAAGGAAGAGAATGGCGAGGAAAAG ACTGAAACCGAAGCTGAGAAAGAGCCAGCGAAGGAGGACTCGACAGGTAATGAATCGAAGGAGGATGAAACTGAGAAACCGGCGGGAGAACAAGAAGGTGAAAAGGGCACCGAAAAGCCAGAGGAGGAAGCCGATGAGAAGACCAAGGCTGATGAAGAGGCTGATAAGGCAGAAGAAAAGCCTTTGGAAGAAGAGGAAGCGAAGGAGATAGTTGAAGAGGCTGGTGGGGACAAAGTAAAGAAGAAACTGACAAAGAAGACGATAAGGAGAATGAAGAAGATGACG GAAGAGGAGAAGGAAGCTGTGGCGGAAAAGGAGACTCAGGAAGAAATCAAAAAAGAGGACGAAGCAGAGCCGAAAGAGCTCAACAAAGAAGAAGGTAAAAAGGAGGACGAAGAATCTGATGAACAAATAGCAGAGACGGAAAAAGAGGCCGAAGAAAATGGTGAGGGAGAAGAAGCAAAGACGGAGGAAGAAGTGGCTGAAACGGAAACCAGCAAAGCAGAAGA AGAAGTCGCCTCCGAAACGGTTGAGACCGAAGATGCTGAAAAGGTGACGGAGAAAGCAGatgaaacagaagaagaagccgcCACCGAAACAGTCGCAACCGAAGATGCTGAAGAGGAGACGGAAAAGAAGGAAAGCGCTGATCCAGAGCCCAAAGAGGAAACAGAAGATGGCAGCAGTAAACCAAAGGCTGCTGAAGGTGATGACAAGGCAGACGCGTCCTCCTCCGGGGAGGAAGAGAGCGAGACGGAGGAATAG
- the LOC117895046 gene encoding akirin, translating into MACATLKRALDWESMNQRPPKRRRCNPFGQSGSSSSPSRMDRDGPTIASGITHTPSNRYAKDSTEPSPFSEAALAKMSPDKMAENLCNEIKRLHKRKQLPITAAAIERMQDSESSGSEMGPESPRRPDSPPNLMRHGEKALFTFKQVQLICESMIKERENQLRERYESVLTTKLAEQYDAFVKFTYDQIQRRYEAAPSYLS; encoded by the exons ATGGCCTGTGCAACACTGAAGCGCGCCTTAGACTGGGAGTCGATGAACCAGCGTCCCCCCAAGCGTAGGCGTTGCAATCCCTTCGGCcagtcgggcagcagcagctccccatCGCGTATGGACCGTGATGGACCCACCATTGCTTCGGGCATAACGCACACGCCCAGCAATCGCTATGCCAAAGACAGCACCGAGCCGAGCCCATTCTCGGAGGCAGCTCTGGCCAAGATGTCGCCTG ACAAAATGGCCGAGAATTTGTGCAACGAAATCAAAAGACTGCACAAGCGCAAGCAATTGCCGATCACAGCGGCTGCCATTGAGCGCATGCAGGACTCTGAGTCGAGCGGCTCCGAAATGGGTCCGGAGAGCCCCCGCCGCCCGGACAGCCCACCGAATCTGATGCGTCACGGCGAGAAGGCGCTGTTCACATTCAAACAGGTGCAGCTCATATGCGAGAGCATGATCAAGGAGCGCGAGAATCAACTGCGCGAACGCTACGAGTCCGTGCTGACCACCAAACTGGCCGAGCAGTACGATGCCTTTGTGAAATTTACATACGATCAGATACAGCGTCGTTACGAGGCAGCGCCTAGCT ACTTGTCGTAA
- the LOC117895044 gene encoding sphingomyelin synthase-related 1 — MCDGEICELVSQQQAEQAEPQRVNGGEEEMPQDQSTSPKQSSRVTKDPVEPCEVAQWGLDEVENWATMENFSNTLIRCLRFEQIDGEVLLILTEDDVRALRYKLDYRFSFGELKKFWVSLSRLQRLVKLSGAPTDDAVLNDLSQKSNSQPLVGSGGASSSCACPPAQPLDCPSYVSDCETYLRMGRGSVAPEYFKTAMSLGYSFVVTWITSFVMVIVHERVPDMKRYPPLPDIFLDNVPHIPWAFNMCEITGSLLFTIWLFVLIFHKYRMVLLRRFFALAGTVFLLRCVTMLITSLSVPGTHLQCNQKDFAIDDANVDMFGALVMRMTRAYRIWSGLGMSIQGVRTCGDYMFSGHTVALTLLNFFITEYTPRNLYFLHTLTWLLNMFGIFFILAAHEHYSIDVFVAFYITSRLFLYYHTLANNRALMQSDSNRTRIWFPMFSYFESSVQGIVPNEFDTPGSLIDGLIDQLFKAKDLMMGGAYRYWMERHLSSKSSMHMFAAESDRYLQSRVYNLRQTASSTSGMATPPTAQPPPQNLNGGVRDISLDPYSSSASETSAQTLAQVPLLREKKVL; from the exons ATGTGCGACGGTGAAATTTGTGAGCTAGTGAgtcagcagcaagcagagcagGCCGAGCCGCAGCGCGTGAATGGCGGTGAAGAGGAAATGCCACAGGATCAGTCGACGTCCCCGAAGCAATCTTCGCGAGTGACCAAGGATCCAGTGGAGCCTTGTGAAGTGGCGCAATGGGGGCTGGACGAAGTGGAAAACTGGGCCACCATGGAGAACTTCTCCAACACCCTCATTCGTTGCTTGCGATTTGAGCAAATTGACGGCGAGGTGCTGCTGATCCTCACCGAGGACGATGTCCGGGCCCTGCGCTACAAATTGGACTACAGATTCTCATTTGGCGAGCTCAAAAAGTTCTGGGTGTCGCTCTCCCGCCTCCAGAGGCTGGTGAAGCTCAGCGGCGCCCCCACGGACGATGCCGTGTTGAACGATCTGTCCCAGAAATCCAATTCGCAGCCGCTGGTCGGCTCTGGTGGTGCGTCCTCGTCATGCGCCTGCCCGCCAGCGCAGCCATTGGACTGCCCCAGCTATGTGTCCGACTGCGAGACGTATTTGCGCATGGGCAGAGGCTCCGTAGCCCCGGAATACTTTAAGACCGCAATGAGCTTAG GTTACTCTTTTGTTGTGACCTGGATAACGTCGTTCGTTATGGTGATTGTGCACGAGCGCGTGCCGGATATGAAGCGCTACCCGCCATTGCCGGACATCTTCCTTGACAACGTGCCACACATTCCCTGGGCCTTCAACATGTGCGAGATCACGGGTTCGCTGCTGTTCACCATTTGGCTGTTTGTCCTGATCTTCCACAAGTACAGAATGGTGCTGCTGCGACGCTTCTTTGCACTGGCCGGCACCGTCTTCCTGCTGCGCTGCGTGACCATGCTGATCACGTCGCTGAGTGTGCCGGGCACCCACCTGCAGTGCAACCAGAAGGACTTTGCCATCGATGACGCCAACGTGGATATGTTCGGTGCCCTGGTCATGCGCATGACACGCGCTTATCGCATCTGGAGCGGTTTGGGCATGTCAATTCAGGGCGTGCGAACGTGTGGCGACTACATGTTCAGCGGCCACACCGTGGCCCTAACGCTGCTCAACTTTTTCATCACAGAAT ATACGCCGCGCAATCTGTACTTCCTGCACACACTCACCTGGCTGCTGAACATGTTTGGAATCTTCTTCATTTTGGCCGCCCATGAGCACTACTCCATCGATGTGTTTGTGGCCTTCTACATTACCTCGCGTCTGTTCCTCTACTACCACACGCTGGCGAACAACAGG GCCCTCATGCAAAGCGACTCCAATCGAACGCGCATTTGGTTCCCCATGTTCAGCTACTTCGAGAGCAGCGTACAGGGCATTGTGCCCAACGAATTTGACACGCCCGGCAGCCTGATCGATGGCCTGATAGATCAGCTATTCAAAGCCAAGGACTTGATGATGGGTGGCGCCTATCGCTACTGGATGGAGCGACATTTGTCCTCGAAATCATCGATGCACATGTTTGCCGCCGAGTCCGACAGATATCTGCAGTCGCGCGTCTACAATTTGCGACAGACGGCGAGCAGCACGAGCGGCATGGCCACGCCGCCCACAGCTCAGCCCCCGCCACAGAACCTGAATGGCGGTGTCAGAGATATCAGCTTGGACCCGTACTCCTCTAGTGCGAGTGAGACCTCGGCACAGACGCTCGCCcaagtgccgctgctgcgggaGAAGAAGGTGCTATGA